In Methylomonas sp. MK1, the following are encoded in one genomic region:
- a CDS encoding endonuclease/exonuclease/phosphatase family protein — MNNIQLLYVANNVTGKAVACQQSLLFLIQVADLDYHKQVEVLWAGEDGVWHFLPALFNRKAEDGWEYWQAEIVFPPQAHADIPGDIRFALRLQSAGSEYWDNNEGGDYFSGAGSGGRLTGAASILQLSHAEQLLDGQHSVPIKLAVDAALEIEKVTIHWTIDNWQHSHTTSCRRQAQRKSASKALYAGLHLAQVWSGRIRVGEAFRLQYSISCESKEQTRWDNNAGQNYTLSRRPLRLLILNLHCYQEDEQDRKFWQIATAIDELEADIVCLQEVAEYWNDGRGDWPSNSANIINQRLPQPFHLYTDWSHLGFDKFREGVAILSRHPLAEQEARYVSDSHDAYSIHSRKVVSARINVPYIGTLDVFSAHLSWWEDGFQQQFQRLSAWANGKRSAEVDATLLCGDFNIAAGSTGYQLVVNGHQYEDQYLAANAPALFEQIFRVNDAHWQDYLADDYRIDYIFMDRNSGLRASSARTVFTEQDYGPVSDHCGYLMTFEPL, encoded by the coding sequence ATGAATAACATCCAATTGTTGTATGTAGCCAATAATGTGACCGGCAAAGCTGTGGCCTGTCAGCAATCCTTACTGTTTTTGATTCAAGTCGCAGACCTGGATTATCACAAGCAGGTGGAAGTGCTCTGGGCCGGCGAAGATGGCGTCTGGCACTTTTTGCCGGCCTTGTTTAACCGCAAGGCGGAAGATGGTTGGGAGTATTGGCAGGCCGAAATCGTTTTTCCGCCGCAGGCGCACGCCGACATACCCGGCGACATTCGGTTTGCCTTGCGGCTGCAATCGGCCGGTAGCGAATATTGGGACAACAACGAGGGCGGCGATTATTTCAGCGGTGCGGGTAGTGGCGGCAGATTGACCGGCGCCGCGTCGATACTACAATTGAGCCACGCCGAGCAACTTCTGGATGGTCAGCATTCCGTGCCGATCAAGCTGGCGGTAGACGCCGCTCTGGAGATAGAGAAAGTCACCATCCACTGGACTATCGATAACTGGCAACACAGCCATACGACCAGTTGCCGCCGCCAGGCGCAAAGAAAATCCGCCAGTAAAGCCCTCTATGCCGGCCTGCATCTTGCCCAAGTGTGGAGCGGGCGGATCAGGGTGGGGGAGGCGTTTCGTCTGCAATACAGCATCAGCTGCGAAAGTAAGGAGCAGACGCGGTGGGACAACAACGCCGGCCAAAATTACACCCTAAGCCGCAGGCCGCTGCGGCTGTTGATTTTGAATCTGCATTGTTATCAGGAAGACGAGCAAGACCGGAAGTTCTGGCAAATCGCCACTGCCATTGACGAATTGGAAGCCGATATAGTTTGCCTGCAGGAAGTGGCGGAGTATTGGAATGACGGTCGCGGCGATTGGCCGTCGAATTCCGCGAATATTATCAACCAGCGCTTGCCGCAACCGTTTCATCTGTACACGGATTGGTCGCACCTGGGGTTCGACAAATTCCGCGAAGGTGTGGCCATACTCAGTCGCCATCCCTTGGCCGAGCAAGAAGCCCGCTACGTGTCGGATAGTCACGATGCTTACAGCATTCATTCCCGTAAAGTGGTGTCGGCGCGGATCAACGTGCCGTATATCGGTACTCTCGATGTGTTTTCCGCGCATTTGAGTTGGTGGGAAGACGGCTTCCAGCAACAATTTCAACGGCTATCCGCTTGGGCTAACGGCAAACGCAGCGCCGAGGTGGATGCCACCTTGCTGTGTGGTGATTTCAATATCGCCGCCGGCTCGACCGGCTATCAGTTGGTAGTCAACGGCCATCAATACGAAGATCAATATCTGGCCGCCAACGCCCCGGCGCTGTTCGAACAGATTTTTCGGGTTAACGACGCGCATTGGCAGGATTATCTGGCCGACGATTATCGAATCGATTACATTTTCATGGACAGGAATAGCGGCTTGCGGGCTAGCTCGGCGCGAACCGTGTTCACCGAGCAGGATTACGGGCCGGTATCCGATCATTGCGGCTATCTGATGACCTTTGAGCCGCTATAG
- a CDS encoding glycoside hydrolase family 57 protein, with product MNKGYLSIVLHAHLPYVHHPEHDSFFEENWLFEAITECYLPLLAMLERLHVDQVPYRLTLSLSPTLMTMLRDPLLQSRYLHYLQGRLELAERELERTRRLPQFEPLAQMYMQWFQDALHRYQQRYQCDLLTAFQRHHSAGGLELITTAATHGFLPLLNVSPVSVRNQIGVGIASFKSQFGFAPSGFWLPECGYYPGLEQLLKAEGIDYFFVDSHAIMDADQSPRYGVYAPLDCGNGVAAFGRDPASSRQVWSAEEGYPGDGDYREYYRDIGFDLPLEYIAPYILDGETRINTGIKYFRITGAKQTKQVYQPELARLKARRHAEDFILRRQQQIDALAAEMPQAPIIVAPYDAELFGHWWFEGPLWLEQVLRLAASSENGVQTVSCGDYLQLPLQHVRATPAASSWGEHGYSSYWLNESNDWIYPLLHKAAAEMEKLAGDLRGFGVSDLQRRALNQAARSLLLAQSSDWPFIMKAGTTIDYARKRITDHLARFNYLHDAIRKNRIDERYLTALEIMDDIFPDIDFRHYAA from the coding sequence ATGAACAAAGGCTATCTCAGCATCGTTCTGCATGCCCATTTGCCCTATGTGCATCATCCCGAACACGACAGTTTTTTTGAAGAAAACTGGCTGTTCGAAGCGATTACCGAATGTTATCTGCCCTTGTTGGCGATGCTGGAGCGCTTGCATGTCGACCAAGTGCCGTATCGGCTGACCTTATCCCTGTCGCCAACACTGATGACGATGTTGCGCGACCCTTTGTTGCAAAGCCGTTATCTGCATTATCTGCAAGGCAGGCTGGAATTGGCGGAGCGGGAGTTGGAGCGCACGCGCCGGCTGCCGCAGTTCGAGCCGCTGGCGCAGATGTATATGCAGTGGTTTCAGGATGCTCTACACCGCTACCAGCAGCGCTATCAATGCGATTTGCTGACCGCGTTTCAACGCCATCACAGCGCTGGCGGCCTGGAATTGATTACCACGGCAGCCACCCACGGTTTCTTGCCCTTGTTGAATGTCAGCCCGGTGTCGGTGCGCAATCAAATTGGCGTAGGCATTGCCAGTTTCAAGAGCCAATTCGGTTTTGCACCGAGCGGCTTTTGGTTGCCGGAATGCGGCTACTATCCAGGCCTGGAACAGCTGCTGAAAGCCGAAGGTATCGATTATTTTTTCGTCGATAGTCACGCGATCATGGACGCCGACCAGTCGCCGCGCTATGGTGTGTATGCGCCGCTGGACTGCGGCAACGGCGTGGCGGCGTTCGGCCGCGATCCGGCGTCGTCGCGACAGGTCTGGAGCGCGGAGGAAGGCTATCCGGGCGATGGCGATTATCGCGAGTATTATCGCGACATCGGTTTCGATTTGCCTCTGGAATATATCGCGCCTTATATTTTGGACGGCGAAACCCGGATTAACACCGGCATCAAGTATTTCCGCATCACCGGCGCCAAGCAAACCAAGCAGGTTTACCAGCCTGAACTGGCCAGGCTAAAAGCGCGCCGGCATGCCGAGGATTTTATCTTGCGCCGCCAGCAGCAAATCGACGCGCTGGCTGCGGAAATGCCGCAAGCGCCGATTATCGTCGCACCTTACGATGCTGAACTATTTGGACATTGGTGGTTCGAAGGGCCTTTATGGCTAGAGCAAGTGTTACGCTTGGCAGCCAGCAGCGAAAACGGTGTCCAGACCGTCAGTTGCGGTGATTATTTGCAATTGCCTTTGCAGCACGTGCGGGCTACGCCGGCCGCTTCCAGTTGGGGCGAACACGGTTATTCCAGTTACTGGCTGAACGAAAGCAACGACTGGATTTATCCCTTATTGCACAAGGCCGCCGCCGAAATGGAAAAGCTGGCGGGCGATTTGCGCGGCTTTGGCGTGAGTGATTTGCAGCGGCGCGCTTTAAATCAGGCCGCCCGATCACTGTTGCTGGCGCAGTCTTCGGATTGGCCGTTTATCATGAAGGCCGGCACCACGATCGATTACGCGCGCAAACGCATCACCGATCATTTGGCCCGTTTTAATTATCTGCATGATGCGATCCGCAAAAACCGTATCGATGAACGCTACCTGACGGCGCTGGAGATCATGGACGATATTTTTCCGGATATTGACTTTCGCCATTATGCCGCCTAG
- a CDS encoding DUF4912 domain-containing protein, whose product MPLSAEEMRAISLEISRGFAPRRFRAGAARLTSFGFSPQELLSISQQINREFAPRQQLTAAKVESAKLVALPVDPEHIHVYWHLDDVAQASTSPAEPPDAQPLTLRVYSRPAPAEAVSSPQDSAKTWFDVPVAAERSQQQITLPSGDNCIAGIYQVAIGRLNAQQEFSPFAYSQATAVAPQVSPMTERLSPTMAQFIIPPSQASSALAVTASGQQN is encoded by the coding sequence ATGCCGCTTTCTGCGGAGGAAATGCGGGCTATTAGTCTGGAGATTAGCCGGGGCTTTGCCCCGCGCCGGTTTAGAGCTGGTGCGGCGCGGTTGACGAGTTTCGGCTTTTCGCCGCAAGAGCTGTTAAGTATTAGTCAGCAGATTAATCGCGAGTTCGCGCCACGCCAGCAACTCACTGCCGCCAAAGTTGAAAGCGCCAAGTTGGTTGCGTTGCCGGTCGATCCGGAACATATCCATGTCTATTGGCATCTTGATGACGTGGCACAGGCGTCTACGTCGCCTGCCGAACCGCCAGATGCCCAGCCTTTGACCTTGAGAGTTTACAGTCGGCCTGCGCCGGCTGAAGCGGTCTCGTCGCCGCAAGACTCGGCCAAGACTTGGTTCGATGTGCCGGTCGCTGCCGAACGCAGCCAGCAGCAGATTACGCTGCCCAGCGGCGACAACTGCATCGCCGGGATTTACCAGGTGGCGATTGGCCGGCTAAACGCTCAGCAGGAATTCAGCCCCTTCGCTTATTCGCAGGCTACCGCAGTCGCACCGCAAGTGTCGCCGATGACGGAAAGACTGTCGCCGACGATGGCGCAGTTTATAATACCGCCTTCCCAAGCGTCTTCGGCGCTTGCCGTAACCGCGTCCGGCCAACAAAACTAA
- the glgX gene encoding glycogen debranching protein GlgX, whose translation MHKPYSLKSGSPYPHGAKVSEGGVNFSISSRHATDVELLLFAEPDSTNPLQVIPLQKDKNHTFFSWHVFVEELPVGIWYAWRIDGPDNTRESGLRFDREKLLLDPWARAISDKLWNRAAACKPGDNSQHAMRAVVVDDRYDWEGDTPLAIRSEKAIIYELHVGGFTRHASAKVKHPGTFIGLIEKIPYLKKLGITHVELLPIMAFDEQDVPPHTADLGLKNYWGYSTHSFFSPHPGYCVTPEQGTHIREFRDLVKALHKAGIGVIMDVVFNHTSEAGADGPVINFKGITGNSFYLTDKHDKRIFHDYTGCGNTVNANHPLVTNFIISCLEYWVREMHVDGFRFDLASALARGEDGSVLQDPPLVWGIELSEQLAKTKLIAEAWDAAGLYQVGNFPGYRWGEWNGRYRDVIRRFLRGDTGIISEVATRICGSSDLYQHQHRLPISGINFVTCHDGFTLKDLFSYNEKHNTANGENNRDGCSNNLSSNCGAEGPTPNPAIGKLRRQQVKNAFAVLLLSHGVPMLLAGDEFLHTQQGNNNCYCQDNELSWLNWDKAKENADVLHFVQQMIRLRKRHPALMRRNFLTGRKMEGKDMADISWHGLEVDQPPRWDDPNTRILAFTLAALGKDEADLHAIMNMSDSKHNMQLPEVEGKSWCLALDTAQTSPKDIIEPAEQKALSKPWYTVEPHSIVVFENIQQAGIDGGDSVAKRSASFFSKLTGIKLLDQPATEIPTS comes from the coding sequence ATGCACAAACCATACAGTTTAAAGTCAGGGAGTCCCTATCCTCACGGCGCCAAGGTTAGCGAGGGCGGCGTAAACTTCTCCATCTCCAGCCGCCATGCGACGGACGTGGAACTGCTGCTATTTGCCGAGCCTGACAGCACAAATCCCTTACAAGTCATACCCTTACAAAAAGATAAAAACCATACATTTTTCTCGTGGCATGTGTTTGTCGAAGAACTGCCGGTAGGCATCTGGTACGCCTGGCGCATCGACGGCCCGGACAACACCCGCGAGTCGGGCTTGCGTTTTGATCGCGAAAAATTATTGCTAGACCCTTGGGCTCGCGCAATCAGCGACAAGCTATGGAACCGCGCCGCCGCCTGCAAGCCCGGCGATAATAGCCAGCATGCCATGCGCGCGGTGGTAGTAGATGATCGTTACGACTGGGAAGGCGATACACCGCTGGCAATCCGTAGCGAAAAAGCCATTATTTACGAGTTGCATGTCGGCGGTTTTACTCGCCACGCGTCCGCCAAGGTGAAGCACCCAGGTACCTTTATCGGCCTGATCGAAAAAATCCCCTATCTGAAAAAGCTGGGCATCACCCATGTCGAATTGCTGCCCATCATGGCCTTCGATGAGCAAGACGTGCCGCCGCATACCGCCGATCTTGGATTAAAAAACTATTGGGGCTACAGCACGCACAGCTTTTTCAGTCCGCATCCCGGCTATTGCGTCACACCGGAACAGGGTACGCATATCCGCGAGTTCCGCGATCTGGTCAAAGCCTTGCATAAGGCCGGCATCGGCGTAATCATGGACGTGGTGTTCAATCACACCTCGGAAGCCGGCGCCGACGGCCCGGTAATTAACTTCAAAGGCATTACCGGCAACAGCTTTTATTTGACCGACAAGCACGATAAACGCATCTTTCACGACTATACCGGCTGCGGTAACACCGTGAATGCCAATCACCCGCTGGTGACCAACTTCATCATCAGCTGCCTGGAATACTGGGTGCGGGAAATGCATGTCGACGGCTTTAGATTCGACCTGGCCAGTGCACTGGCCCGCGGCGAAGACGGCAGCGTACTGCAGGATCCGCCGCTGGTCTGGGGCATAGAACTATCCGAACAACTGGCCAAAACCAAGCTGATTGCGGAAGCCTGGGACGCGGCCGGCCTTTATCAAGTCGGCAACTTTCCCGGCTATCGCTGGGGAGAATGGAACGGCCGTTACCGCGACGTGATTCGCCGCTTCCTACGCGGCGACACCGGCATCATCAGCGAAGTAGCCACGCGTATCTGCGGCAGTAGCGATCTCTATCAACATCAGCACCGCCTGCCGATCAGCGGCATTAACTTTGTCACCTGCCACGACGGTTTTACGTTGAAAGATCTGTTCAGCTACAACGAAAAACACAACACCGCGAACGGCGAAAACAATCGGGACGGTTGTAGCAATAATCTCAGCAGCAATTGCGGCGCGGAAGGCCCGACCCCCAACCCGGCCATAGGCAAACTGCGGCGGCAGCAGGTGAAAAACGCCTTTGCGGTTTTGCTGCTTAGCCATGGCGTACCGATGTTGCTGGCTGGCGACGAATTTCTGCACACCCAGCAAGGCAATAACAACTGCTATTGCCAGGACAACGAATTAAGCTGGCTGAACTGGGATAAAGCCAAGGAAAATGCCGACGTGCTGCATTTTGTGCAGCAGATGATCCGCTTGCGCAAACGCCATCCGGCCTTGATGCGTCGAAATTTCCTCACCGGCCGAAAAATGGAAGGCAAAGATATGGCCGACATTAGCTGGCATGGCCTGGAAGTAGATCAACCGCCGCGTTGGGACGACCCGAACACGCGGATTCTAGCCTTTACGCTGGCTGCATTGGGCAAAGATGAAGCTGACCTGCACGCGATAATGAACATGTCCGATAGCAAACACAACATGCAGCTGCCGGAGGTTGAAGGCAAAAGCTGGTGTCTGGCTTTGGATACCGCACAAACATCGCCCAAAGATATTATCGAGCCTGCGGAACAAAAAGCGCTGAGCAAACCCTGGTATACCGTGGAGCCGCATTCGATTGTGGTGTTTGAAAACATCCAACAAGCCGGTATCGATGGTGGCGATAGCGTGGCGAAACGGTCCGCCAGTTTTTTCAGCAAATTGACCGGCATCAAGTTGCTCGACCAGCCGGCGACGGAAATACCGACAAGTTAA
- a CDS encoding type VI secretion system amidase immunity protein Tai4, with product MKAIHTFVAVGLCCYSLTAIADSIAATRRSNAENYKDRALAACLSTAYKDSPAGEDADITKSAFLEWTYYNDDKGNPAIDQLVEKYLHRDYSNPVEGYAGAKFNLLKCLDMYHSQELDAQVHKYVPHPNWVGDKPAKR from the coding sequence ATGAAAGCCATACACACATTCGTTGCCGTGGGGCTATGTTGCTATTCACTGACGGCTATCGCCGATTCCATCGCTGCCACACGACGTAGCAACGCCGAAAATTATAAAGACAGGGCGCTGGCCGCCTGCTTATCAACCGCTTACAAGGATTCGCCGGCAGGCGAGGATGCTGACATTACCAAGAGCGCGTTTTTGGAATGGACGTATTACAACGACGATAAAGGTAATCCGGCAATCGATCAACTTGTTGAGAAATATCTGCATCGAGACTACAGCAATCCGGTGGAAGGTTACGCTGGGGCGAAATTCAACCTGCTTAAGTGCCTGGACATGTATCACAGCCAAGAACTTGATGCACAGGTTCATAAGTACGTCCCACACCCTAACTGGGTAGGGGACAAGCCGGCCAAGCGCTAG
- a CDS encoding VWA domain-containing protein has protein sequence MFKSIVFSVFCVLVLSVDSAHCQPAPAAAGADEIQVLIDVSGSMKQNDPENLRIDASRLLVNLLPDGAKAAFWLFAEKTAPLSATDAVSSAWKQQASKATANIHSRGLYTHIEDAIQTVLSQGFTGNGKKHLILLTDGFVDISKDIMQSADSRERILSEWIPKLQQQNINVQTIALSAQADKELLEKLAFETGGWAETAQTAEQLQRVFLKMAQKAAPKETLPLTDNKFKVDSGIHEFSVLVFKKPHAAPTQLVAPDGKSISKQSMVANVSWLESQTYDLITVKQPLIGEWRLVAEVDPDNQVMIVTDLKLQLSEIPNFLGENEALPIKAHFTDKNKLIDRADFLGMLTLEIIQDQQAPAKMQAVAAEPGFYQHKVEHLSLGKHLLKIVADGKTFKREIIHEIEVVATPITVEKHLDVAQRQVSLKLLPDTKLIDPAGLVINAVINQTGHEPETRALTNKDGVWLLDLAGLPPQTTTHVNFNVMAKDHDGKPLTPAIKPLTIDDSWFVAAEKVEVAAPAAETDAHHESGDHEKTDQKTDAEQHEQTDHEQHPPPDAPETNWLLVGGILLTINLILGVGGFFTYRYLKKSQAEKHQQLLERLS, from the coding sequence ATGTTCAAGTCGATTGTATTTTCGGTTTTCTGCGTGTTGGTATTAAGTGTCGATTCCGCGCACTGCCAGCCCGCGCCTGCCGCTGCCGGCGCCGATGAAATTCAGGTGTTGATAGATGTATCCGGCAGCATGAAACAGAACGATCCGGAAAATCTGCGCATAGACGCCAGCCGGTTGTTGGTCAATTTGCTGCCGGACGGTGCCAAGGCGGCGTTCTGGCTGTTCGCCGAAAAAACCGCGCCGCTGTCCGCGACCGATGCCGTCAGTTCTGCCTGGAAACAGCAGGCCAGCAAAGCTACGGCCAATATTCATTCTCGCGGCTTGTATACCCATATCGAAGACGCAATTCAGACAGTGCTTAGCCAAGGTTTTACCGGGAACGGTAAGAAACACCTGATTTTATTAACCGACGGTTTTGTGGATATTTCCAAGGACATCATGCAAAGCGCGGATTCCCGCGAACGGATTCTTAGCGAGTGGATCCCCAAACTCCAGCAGCAAAATATCAACGTGCAAACCATTGCGCTATCGGCACAGGCCGACAAAGAGTTGCTGGAAAAATTGGCGTTCGAGACCGGCGGCTGGGCGGAAACCGCGCAAACGGCCGAGCAGTTACAGCGAGTGTTTTTGAAGATGGCACAAAAAGCCGCGCCGAAAGAAACCTTGCCGCTAACCGACAATAAGTTCAAGGTCGATAGCGGCATCCACGAATTTTCGGTGTTGGTGTTCAAAAAGCCGCATGCCGCGCCGACGCAATTGGTTGCGCCGGACGGTAAAAGCATCAGTAAACAAAGCATGGTCGCCAATGTGTCCTGGCTGGAAAGTCAGACGTACGACCTGATCACCGTCAAGCAGCCATTGATCGGCGAATGGCGCTTGGTGGCGGAAGTCGATCCCGATAACCAAGTCATGATCGTCACCGACCTGAAACTGCAACTTAGCGAAATTCCCAATTTTCTGGGCGAGAATGAAGCCTTGCCAATCAAAGCGCACTTCACCGATAAAAATAAGCTGATCGACCGCGCCGATTTTCTGGGCATGTTGACCCTGGAAATTATCCAAGATCAGCAAGCGCCGGCAAAAATGCAGGCTGTGGCAGCCGAGCCCGGTTTTTATCAGCATAAAGTCGAGCATTTGAGTTTGGGTAAACATCTGCTGAAAATCGTCGCCGACGGCAAGACCTTCAAGCGCGAAATTATTCACGAGATCGAAGTGGTTGCCACGCCTATTACCGTCGAGAAGCACTTGGATGTTGCGCAGCGCCAGGTTAGCTTAAAGCTGCTGCCGGATACCAAACTGATCGATCCCGCCGGACTGGTGATCAATGCGGTGATTAATCAAACCGGGCACGAGCCGGAAACCCGCGCACTGACAAATAAGGACGGGGTCTGGTTGCTGGATTTGGCCGGTTTGCCGCCGCAGACCACCACGCATGTCAATTTCAACGTGATGGCGAAAGACCATGACGGTAAACCGCTGACGCCGGCGATCAAACCGCTCACTATCGATGACAGTTGGTTCGTTGCTGCCGAGAAAGTCGAGGTTGCCGCACCGGCGGCGGAGACTGATGCACATCACGAGTCAGGCGATCATGAAAAAACCGATCAGAAAACCGATGCCGAGCAGCATGAGCAGACTGACCATGAGCAACATCCGCCGCCGGACGCCCCGGAAACCAATTGGTTATTGGTTGGCGGCATCCTGTTGACCATCAATCTGATACTGGGTGTTGGTGGGTTTTTTACCTATCGTTACCTGAAAAAAAGCCAAGCAGAAAAACATCAGCAGTTACTGGAGAGATTGTCATGA
- a CDS encoding phosphoglycerate kinase, with product MSIKRMVDLDLAGKRVLIRQDLNVPVKDGKVTSDLRIQASVPTVEAALAGGAAVILMSHLGRPTEGEYDEASSLKPVAERFSQLLGQPVRLVKDWLEGIEVKRGEVVLCENVRFNKGEKKNNAELGQKMAALCDIFVMDAFGTAHRAEASTHAVAEHAAVACAGPLLAAELDALGKALETPARPLVAIVGGSKVSTKLTVLESLSSKVDQLIVGGGIANTFIAAAGYPVGKSLYEADLIPEAKRLIASAKERGADIPVPVDVVCAKEFSESAAATVKNVADVEADDLILDIGPETSKQYAEILKTAGTIVWNGPVGVFEIDQFGEGTKSLSLAIAESPAFSIAGGGDTLAAIDKYGIADKVSYTSTGGGAFLEFLEGKELPAVAILQTRG from the coding sequence ATGTCTATCAAACGAATGGTCGACCTGGATTTGGCCGGCAAGCGCGTATTAATCCGCCAAGATTTGAATGTGCCGGTTAAAGACGGCAAAGTCACCAGCGACTTGCGCATCCAGGCCAGCGTCCCGACCGTGGAAGCCGCATTGGCCGGCGGCGCGGCGGTAATTTTGATGTCGCACTTGGGCCGCCCCACTGAAGGCGAATACGACGAAGCCTCCAGCTTGAAACCAGTCGCCGAGCGCTTTTCACAATTGCTGGGCCAACCAGTGCGCTTGGTGAAAGATTGGCTAGAAGGCATCGAAGTAAAACGCGGCGAAGTCGTGCTTTGCGAGAACGTGCGTTTTAATAAAGGCGAGAAGAAAAACAATGCCGAATTGGGCCAAAAAATGGCTGCACTGTGCGACATATTCGTGATGGACGCCTTTGGTACCGCGCACCGCGCCGAAGCCTCGACCCATGCGGTAGCTGAACACGCCGCCGTGGCTTGCGCCGGTCCGCTGTTGGCTGCGGAGTTGGACGCACTGGGCAAAGCCCTGGAAACCCCTGCCCGCCCCTTGGTGGCCATCGTCGGTGGTTCCAAAGTATCCACCAAACTGACCGTGCTGGAATCCTTATCGTCTAAAGTCGATCAACTGATCGTCGGCGGCGGCATTGCCAACACCTTTATCGCCGCAGCCGGTTACCCGGTCGGCAAATCCTTGTATGAAGCGGATTTAATTCCGGAAGCCAAACGTTTGATCGCTTCGGCAAAAGAACGCGGCGCGGATATTCCGGTACCGGTCGATGTAGTCTGCGCGAAAGAGTTTTCCGAAAGCGCGGCGGCTACCGTGAAAAACGTGGCCGACGTGGAAGCTGACGATTTGATTCTGGACATTGGACCGGAAACCTCCAAGCAATACGCGGAAATCCTGAAAACCGCCGGTACCATCGTCTGGAACGGCCCGGTCGGCGTATTCGAAATCGACCAATTCGGCGAAGGCACCAAATCGCTATCGTTGGCAATTGCCGAAAGCCCTGCCTTCTCCATCGCGGGCGGCGGCGACACATTGGCGGCGATAGACAAATACGGCATCGCCGATAAAGTGTCTTACACCTCAACCGGTGGCGGCGCGTTCCTGGAGTTCCTGGAAGGTAAGGAATTGCCGGCGGTAGCTATTCTGCAGACTCGCGGCTAA